The Sporichthyaceae bacterium genomic sequence CCGCTCACGGGGTGTGCTCGACGTGCACCCGGAACTCCTCGATCACCGTGTTCGCCAGCAGCGTCTCGGCCATCCGGCGGGCGGCGGCCTCGTCGATCTCGCCGTCCACCTCCAGCTCGAAGCGTTTGCCCTGACGGACCGAGGTCACCGACTCGAAGCCCAGTCGCCCGAGCGCCTTGCGGATGGCCTGACCCTGCGGGTCGAGCAGTTCGGGCTTCGGCATGACATCGACCACGACGCGCGCGCCCACGGATCCCCCTGGAAGAATGTCGCGGCAGGTGGTCTCAGGCTATCCGGGAACGTGGAAGCGGTTGGGCGAGGGGGCGACGTGAAGCTGCTGGTGACAGGTGGAGCCGGCTAC encodes the following:
- the purS gene encoding phosphoribosylformylglycinamidine synthase subunit PurS, yielding MGARVVVDVMPKPELLDPQGQAIRKALGRLGFESVTSVRQGKRFELEVDGEIDEAAARRMAETLLANTVIEEFRVHVEHTP